The following is a genomic window from Methanoplanus sp. FWC-SCC4.
GAGGTTTCAGTTTATTATTTATGGATTTATTGATCAACATTTTATTCTTATACGGTCTAAAGATCAGTTAATGGCAAAGCATACCACAATAGAACTTAATGATGATCAGCCATTCAATCTGGACTTAACACTTTCATGTGGACAGGCTCCAAGGTGGTATAAAGGAAATGGCTGGTGGTATGGCATTGTACGTGATTCTGTTTTGAAAATAAAGCAGGATGAAAACAAAATCCTGTTTATAGGCTCAGATGAAGAATTTATAAGAGATTATTTTTGCCTGGACTTTGATCTGGATCCGGTCTATTCAAAACTTAAGCAGGATCCTTATGCGAAAGATGCCTGTGACTTTGGAAAGGGTCTCAGGCTTGTGAATCAGGATCCATGGGAGTGTATGATATTCCAGATGACTGTAAACAGGATCCGGACAAAAAGCAGGTGTGACAGAATTACAAGAATTTCCGATAAAATTGGAAAAAAAATCATTTTTGAAGGAAAAGAATATAGTATTTTTCCCAGACCAAAAGAAATCACTGATGCCGGTCTTTCTGCTTTAAAATCCTGTAACATTGGTTATTT
Proteins encoded in this region:
- a CDS encoding DNA-3-methyladenine glycosylase family protein, encoding MAKHTTIELNDDQPFNLDLTLSCGQAPRWYKGNGWWYGIVRDSVLKIKQDENKILFIGSDEEFIRDYFCLDFDLDPVYSKLKQDPYAKDACDFGKGLRLVNQDPWECMIFQMTVNRIRTKSRCDRITRISDKIGKKIIFEGKEYSIFPRPKEITDAGLSALKSCNIGYFADNILFAAEKVGDNPDWEEKIKKMSYQNAVFYLTSFKGIKYRVAEWILLFSFQKYEAFPVDAHIREIFIKNYLKGHYFGKLNDEKVDDAIRDIARVNFGQYAGYALEYLFNYEIIQNSGNR